A region of the Pricia mediterranea genome:
GTTACCTTCGTTATTGTCCTGTACGCTCTGCCCGAAATTGATGGTGTAGGTCGTATTTTCCCGAAGGGTATCCTTGAATTTTAGTTCGAGAAATTTACTTGCGGCCCCCTGGGGCTTGATTTCAGGCTGGTATTTAAGAGGTGGGGAGACGATTAGTTGATTCTGAACGTCCTGCAGCTTAATAAACTCATCAAAGTAAAGTCGGATGCGATTGGCGTCGAAATTGACCGTCATGCTGTTGGGCTCTGTCCTTAGAAGTTGGGGCGGGGTTATGTCCTTGGGTCCCCCACTGGGACTTCCACGTCGTGCGCATTGCCAGAGGGCGGATGCCAAAAGCACTAGAAAGAGAATCACCGTTAAACGACGGAGGATACAGGCCATAATCTGAACGAATTCGGAACAAAGAAACGATAATTTTGATAGGGGTTCGAGACGATAAAGGGTTTTTTAACAAAGAACTCGTTTAGACTTTCTCTTTTACCTGCAAATTTCACATTTTATATCCTAATTTTGCGTTTTACCGCACCGTAGCTATCGCTATGCCGCTCAAAAAAACCTTGATTAGGGCACAGAAGCCTCCCGAAAGCTTTCGGGATCGGTTCCGAACAAAAAGTCTAAATGAGTTCAAGGTCTCTTCGCTCTATTTAAACCTACTACTATTGGAAAACTAATTCCACAACTTCGGCACGACCGCCATACTGGCCAGGTAAACGGTTGTGCCGGAGCCCTGTTGCAGCGTCCGCGCGCAGGTTTCCATAGTGGCGCCAGTGGTGATGACGTCATCTACCAAAAGGATGTTCTTATTTTTAATATAATCGGAATCCGACAAGGTGTACAGCTTCCTGCCGTCATGCCATCTTCCAATTCTTCCCTTTTTGGTCTGGGTCTTGGTATTTGCTGTCTTAATGAGGATGTGGTCCACATATTCCGCTTCGAGGTGAAGTGCCAATTTTCGGGCAAATCCCGCCACTTGATTGTAGCCTCTTATCCTCGATTTTTTAGGATGCAAAGGAACTGGAACCACCACATCGATGGTTTTTTCCAATTCGCGCTTCCCCTTTAGAAGCTGTCCGTACCAATCTCCCAAAAAACCGCTCACACGTTCTTGGTTTTTATATTTTAATTGATGGATCAGCCGTTGTACATTGCTCTTTTCCGAGAAAAAAAGGAATGAACTGCACTTTTTGATGTTAATTCTGCCGTAAAATATACGGTCGACGGGGTTTTCTTCGTTGTAGCTATATCCAGTTAGCGGAATGTCGTTTCGACAAAGGGTACAGAGAACATTCTCTCCTCGAAATAGATGCGCGGAACAGCCGAAACAGCTCCGTGGCATCAAGACCGAATGGATATCGTTCAGTATATTTAACGCAATTTTGCCGACCATAATAACTTGCCTTTAAAATCCTACCTAAAAGCCTACTTTCACTGTATGAATGGTCAAGATAAGAAATTCAATGCTAAGATAGTCCTGACCGTCATGGTTATAGTGATTATCGGCATACTCATCGCGTTCTACTATAGTTACGCCCAATCAGAAAGTCAGATTGGTTTTCTGGAGCACGAAAAAGAGCTGCTCGTAAAGGACCTTACGATGATGAAAGCCGATGTCGACCGGCTTTCCGCCCTTAACGAGGTCAACGAAATAGAACTTGAGAGCTCTAAATACCGCGTGCAGCGGTTGATGGATTCCATAGGGCGATTGAATTTTTCGGTAAAAAGGTTGCGGAGTTTTAGATCCGAGCTCCGCAGGCTCGAGGCGAAGAACGATAGCCTGAAACTCAAGAACAATTTATTGAATGACAACAATTTGCTGCTCGAAGACAAAAATAGTAAGGCACAAAAAAAGATCAGGGAACTCAGGCGCAAGAGCAGCTCTTTGGCCAAAGCCGAGGCCTTGCAGCGCGAGAAAGTAAAGGAACTGAACGAAGAATTGAAGGAAAAAACCTACCTAAAGCTTAGCAATATAGAGGGCAGTGGATTTCGCTTACGAGCAGGCCGACCCATAAAGAGCGATAAGGCCTCTGTTATCGAAAAGCTTAGAGGTTGTGTCACGATTATTGGCGATTCTGCCGCCATAAATACGAAAAAGGTAATCTATTTTCAATTTTTGAATCCGAATATGCGCGTTTTGGAAGACAATGCCAACACCATTACGGTCAACGGCAACGTGTACAGTAAGCGGGTGGAGTTTCTATTCACGGGCGAGTACACCGAGGTTTGCGATAATATTACGCTTCCGCGAGGTTCTTTGGAGGAGGGCAATTACCGAATCAATATTTTCGAGAACCAAAAATTGCTTTCCACTTCCGAATTTGAATTGAAATAAGAGGTTCTGCTCTCATCGGTAAATCGGAATAGAAATATCACTTTCTCCACTTCCGAATTGAACCCAAATAAATTTTCCGACAGGGGTTAATTATTCTATTTTTGCCGCATGGCAAAACAAGACGACGATTTCAGGCGGGTAATATCCCACGCAAAGGAGTATGGCTACGTATTCCAATCAAGTGAAATTTATGACGGGCTGAGCGCCGTCTATGACTATGCACAGAACGGCGCCGAGCTCAAAAAGAACATACGCGATTATTGGTGGAAGGCCATGGTGCAGCTCAACGAGAATATCGTTGGAATCGATGCGGCCATCTTTATGCATCCCACTACGTGGAAGGCTTCAGGGCACGTAGATGCTTTCAACGACCCCCTTATCGACAATAAGGATTCAAAGAAACGCTACCGCGCCGATGTGCTGGTAGAAGATTATGTGGCCAAATTGGAGAACAAGATCGAAAAGGAGGTCGCCAAGGCCGCCAGACGCTTCGGGGATAAATTCGATAAAGCGCAGTTTCTCGCTACCAATCCCCGGGTGGTCGATTATCAGGAACGGGCTACCACAATCTTAAAAAGACTGGGGAAATCCCTCGAAAAGGAGGACCTCGAGGATGTAAAAAAACTAATCGAGGAGCTGGACATCGCCTGCCCCATGTCAGGTTCAAAAAATTGGACGGATGTGAAACAGTTCAACCTTATGTTCGGCACCAAATTAGGTGCTAGTGCGGGTAGTGCAATGGACCTGTATCTGCGGCCCGAGACGGCCCAAGGTATTTTTGTCAACTATCTGAACGTTCAGAAAACCGGTCGCATGAAGATTCCTTTTGGTATCGCCCAGACCGGAAAAGCCTTTCGCAACGAAATCGTCGCCCGGCAATTTATCTTCCGGATGCGCGAATTCGAGCAGATGGAAATGCAATATTTCATCAAGCCCGGAACCCAGATGGAGTGGTACGAAACCTGGAAGAAGAACCGTATGAAATGGCACTTATCCCTCGGCTTCGACGAAGCGAACTACCGTTTCCACGACCACGAGAAATTAGCGCACTATGCCGATGCCGCTTCCGATATCGAGTTCCGTTTCCCCTTCGGATTCAAGGAGCTGGAGGGAATC
Encoded here:
- a CDS encoding ComF family protein, whose amino-acid sequence is MVGKIALNILNDIHSVLMPRSCFGCSAHLFRGENVLCTLCRNDIPLTGYSYNEENPVDRIFYGRINIKKCSSFLFFSEKSNVQRLIHQLKYKNQERVSGFLGDWYGQLLKGKRELEKTIDVVVPVPLHPKKSRIRGYNQVAGFARKLALHLEAEYVDHILIKTANTKTQTKKGRIGRWHDGRKLYTLSDSDYIKNKNILLVDDVITTGATMETCARTLQQGSGTTVYLASMAVVPKLWN
- a CDS encoding glycine--tRNA ligase; the encoded protein is MAKQDDDFRRVISHAKEYGYVFQSSEIYDGLSAVYDYAQNGAELKKNIRDYWWKAMVQLNENIVGIDAAIFMHPTTWKASGHVDAFNDPLIDNKDSKKRYRADVLVEDYVAKLENKIEKEVAKAARRFGDKFDKAQFLATNPRVVDYQERATTILKRLGKSLEKEDLEDVKKLIEELDIACPMSGSKNWTDVKQFNLMFGTKLGASAGSAMDLYLRPETAQGIFVNYLNVQKTGRMKIPFGIAQTGKAFRNEIVARQFIFRMREFEQMEMQYFIKPGTQMEWYETWKKNRMKWHLSLGFDEANYRFHDHEKLAHYADAASDIEFRFPFGFKELEGIHSRTDFDLASHEEYSGKKLQYFDHETRESYVPYVVETSIGLDRMFLAVFSKSLQEEELENGSTRTVLKLPAVLAPTKAAVFPLVKKDGLPEIAREIVADLKWDFNVEYDEKDAVGRRYRRQDAAGTPFCITVDHQTVEDRSVTIRHRDSMEQQRVAIEDLKGIIHKEVDMKAWLKRIVD